A genomic window from Caldisericaceae bacterium includes:
- a CDS encoding YifB family Mg chelatase-like AAA ATPase, translated as MLSKVKTISIHGLEGFEVLVEVDIGAGMPSFTIVGLPAESIEESKDRVRSAIKNSGYDFPIKKIVVNLAPADVRKEGSYFDLPIAIAILLDIGAIKDKNAVSDFYFIGELSLDGSIRKIIGALPMVSELKKGSKVIAPFDLVDEISVLDNVDVYFVKHIKEVVEFFNGDRVLEPIKKDINDLLKEDYNFEEDFSDIKGQIQAKRAVEIAVAGGHNLVMVGSPGSGKTLIARRIPTIFPPLTKEESIEISKIYSVSNMLNNGFINKRPFRSPHSSATLPSIIGGGNPVKPGEVSLAHNGVLFLDEFPEFKREVLESLRQPMEDGHIVIARAKERLQFPANFMLVAAMNPCPCGWYGDPEHPCTCSISEIRRYRNRVSGPIWDRFDLQVDVPRLLPNELVGENKSETSKEIRERVIKAREIQNRRYANTSIKNNASLTPRSIKEFIKLGNEEKAFLENISSKLGLTGRSYDKILKVARTIADLEGSASVCLPHLAEALQYRFNLSI; from the coding sequence ATGCTTTCGAAAGTAAAAACAATAAGCATTCACGGATTGGAAGGTTTTGAAGTTTTAGTAGAGGTTGATATTGGTGCAGGTATGCCCTCTTTTACAATTGTAGGGCTTCCTGCTGAAAGTATTGAAGAATCTAAAGATAGAGTTAGAAGTGCCATAAAAAATTCAGGGTATGATTTTCCAATTAAAAAAATTGTTGTAAATCTTGCACCAGCTGATGTAAGAAAGGAAGGCTCCTATTTTGATTTACCAATTGCCATAGCAATACTTTTGGATATTGGTGCCATAAAAGATAAGAATGCTGTTTCCGATTTTTATTTTATTGGTGAACTATCTCTTGATGGAAGTATCCGTAAAATAATTGGTGCTTTGCCTATGGTTTCCGAACTTAAGAAAGGATCAAAAGTTATTGCTCCTTTTGATTTAGTTGATGAAATTAGTGTGTTAGATAATGTGGATGTTTATTTTGTAAAGCACATAAAAGAAGTTGTAGAGTTTTTTAACGGTGATAGAGTTTTAGAACCCATTAAAAAAGATATAAACGATCTTCTTAAGGAAGATTATAATTTTGAAGAAGATTTTTCTGATATAAAAGGTCAGATACAAGCAAAAAGAGCTGTAGAAATTGCAGTTGCAGGCGGCCACAACTTGGTGATGGTTGGCAGTCCTGGTTCTGGAAAAACACTCATTGCAAGAAGGATCCCTACGATTTTTCCTCCATTAACAAAAGAAGAATCAATTGAGATTTCAAAGATTTACAGTGTCTCTAATATGCTTAATAACGGCTTTATTAACAAACGGCCATTCCGTTCACCTCATTCTTCTGCTACACTTCCTTCAATTATTGGAGGAGGTAACCCAGTTAAACCCGGTGAGGTGAGTTTAGCACACAATGGGGTGCTATTCCTTGATGAGTTCCCAGAATTTAAAAGAGAAGTCTTAGAATCTCTTAGGCAACCCATGGAGGATGGACACATTGTTATTGCAAGGGCGAAAGAGAGACTACAATTTCCAGCTAATTTTATGCTTGTTGCAGCAATGAATCCTTGTCCGTGTGGTTGGTATGGAGACCCAGAACACCCATGCACCTGCTCGATTTCTGAGATAAGAAGATACAGAAACAGGGTATCAGGTCCAATTTGGGATAGATTTGATTTGCAGGTTGATGTGCCTAGACTTTTACCAAATGAGCTTGTAGGAGAAAATAAGAGTGAAACTTCTAAAGAAATAAGAGAAAGAGTAATAAAAGCAAGAGAAATTCAAAACCGAAGATACGCTAATACTTCCATTAAAAACAACGCTTCCTTAACTCCGAGATCAATTAAAGAGTTTATTAAATTAGGTAACGAAGAGAAGGCTTTCTTGGAAAACATTTCATCTAAACTCGGGCTAACTGGAAGAAGTTATGACAAAATTCTAAAGGTTGCACGCACTATAGCAGACCTTGAAGGAAGTGCTTCCGTCTGTTTACCTCACCTTGCAGAAGCCTTACAATACAGGTTTAATCTTTCTATTTGA
- a CDS encoding bis-aminopropyl spermidine synthase family protein, with amino-acid sequence MKREELEILRALWKNPLDIWELLIHYDNDIKGFYDTLESLKKHNLIDFEETLIKITPKGIDYLKESHAIPYIETKCPSCKGLLYDTTKFKEVLEKFSEIFASRPSETTEFDQGVVPEENSIRRLEFVYERGDLEGKEILFLGDDDLTSVAFALTNLPKRIVVLDVDKRIIDYINTVAKRHNLNLEAFLYNAKDRIKEDFVGKFDVFLTDPVETVKGMVLFLSRCAITLKGEKSSGYFGLSHLESSLKKWHEVEKNLLEMNLVITDALRDFNGYLLVGERILHEHYYVVEKSPVKVNPPYKLWYRSTFIRVELIDKPNPKFTEDLEWGRDLYFDDETYVVRP; translated from the coding sequence ATGAAAAGAGAAGAATTAGAAATTTTAAGAGCACTATGGAAGAATCCTTTGGATATTTGGGAACTTTTAATACATTACGATAACGACATTAAAGGATTTTACGATACTTTGGAATCGCTTAAGAAACATAATCTTATAGATTTTGAAGAAACTCTAATTAAAATTACTCCAAAAGGAATTGATTATTTAAAAGAATCTCATGCAATTCCCTATATAGAAACAAAATGTCCGTCTTGCAAAGGACTCTTATACGACACAACTAAATTTAAAGAAGTTTTAGAAAAATTCTCCGAGATATTTGCAAGTAGACCCTCTGAGACAACAGAATTCGACCAAGGTGTAGTGCCAGAAGAAAATTCCATTCGACGCCTTGAATTTGTTTACGAAAGAGGAGATCTTGAGGGTAAAGAAATCCTATTTTTAGGTGATGATGATTTAACAAGTGTTGCCTTTGCTTTAACAAATCTTCCGAAAAGGATCGTTGTGTTAGATGTGGATAAAAGGATAATTGATTATATTAACACTGTTGCAAAAAGGCATAATCTCAATTTGGAAGCCTTCTTATATAACGCAAAGGATAGAATCAAAGAAGATTTTGTTGGTAAATTTGACGTTTTTCTTACCGACCCAGTTGAAACAGTAAAAGGGATGGTGCTTTTCTTATCAAGATGTGCAATCACACTTAAAGGAGAAAAATCCTCAGGGTATTTTGGTTTAAGCCATCTTGAGTCTTCCTTAAAGAAATGGCATGAAGTTGAGAAAAATCTACTTGAAATGAATCTTGTAATAACGGATGCTTTAAGAGATTTTAACGGATACTTACTTGTAGGAGAAAGGATTTTGCACGAGCATTACTATGTTGTGGAGAAGTCTCCTGTAAAAGTTAATCCTCCATATAAACTTTGGTACAGATCAACTTTTATAAGGGTTGAGTTAATTGATAAACCTAATCCAAAATTTACGGAAGATTTAGAATGGGGGAGAGACCTCTATTTTGATGACGAAACTTACGTAGTGAGGCCATAA
- a CDS encoding divergent PAP2 family protein, which translates to MKVINEILENNILIASIISNISAQFLKVIFSYIIEKKWDWQLLISTGGRPSSHTATVTTLTVLLGAKYGFNSPYFTIAFVFSSIVIVDALSVRKEVGKHAELLNEFFFETSIGKRLRDILEVEAFKELIGHSFIEVLMGFLFGLLVGVVDIVWFLK; encoded by the coding sequence ATGAAAGTGATAAATGAGATATTAGAAAACAATATCTTAATTGCCTCGATTATTTCAAACATTTCAGCGCAATTTCTAAAGGTGATATTTTCCTACATTATTGAAAAAAAATGGGATTGGCAACTTCTTATCTCAACGGGCGGAAGACCAAGCTCCCACACAGCAACGGTAACAACCCTTACAGTCCTATTAGGAGCAAAATACGGGTTTAATTCACCATACTTTACAATTGCATTCGTTTTTTCTTCAATTGTTATAGTTGATGCTCTTTCTGTAAGAAAAGAGGTCGGAAAACACGCAGAACTACTAAACGAATTTTTCTTTGAGACATCTATCGGAAAAAGGCTAAGAGATATTTTAGAGGTTGAGGCGTTTAAAGAACTTATAGGACACTCTTTTATAGAAGTTTTGATGGGCTTTCTTTTTGGTTTATTAGTTGGTGTAGTAGATATTGTATGGTTCCTCAAATAG
- a CDS encoding epoxyqueuosine reductase QueH, with amino-acid sequence MKEKNLKTLLPYGNFEKVLLHICCAPDATYPVLYLRGRHYDVTGFFYNPNIHPISEYEKRLNEVVKLSKILSFPLIKGDYYFDVIKKWFSMVDDFKNDEEGSYRCFLCYRERLEVTAKLAKTMNFDYFTTTITISPHKRSDWVFEIAKEIEVKEHVKFLYVDFKKRNGFKSSVILSRFYNLYRQNYCGCIFSKFNRKGS; translated from the coding sequence ATGAAGGAGAAAAATCTTAAAACCCTTTTACCTTATGGAAATTTTGAGAAAGTTCTTTTACATATATGTTGTGCACCAGATGCAACTTACCCAGTTTTATATTTAAGAGGAAGGCATTACGATGTAACTGGCTTTTTTTACAATCCAAACATACATCCAATAAGTGAATACGAAAAAAGACTTAATGAAGTTGTTAAACTTTCAAAGATTTTAAGTTTTCCACTTATTAAAGGGGATTATTACTTTGATGTTATCAAAAAATGGTTCTCGATGGTAGATGATTTTAAAAATGACGAAGAAGGTAGCTATAGGTGTTTTCTCTGTTATAGGGAACGGCTTGAAGTAACTGCAAAACTTGCTAAAACAATGAATTTTGATTACTTTACCACTACTATTACAATCAGTCCACATAAACGATCGGACTGGGTATTTGAAATCGCAAAAGAGATTGAAGTAAAAGAACATGTTAAATTTTTGTATGTAGATTTCAAAAAAAGAAATGGGTTTAAATCAAGCGTTATTTTAAGCAGGTTTTATAATCTTTACAGGCAGAATTACTGCGGTTGCATTTTCTCCAAATTTAACCGCAAGGGTTCATAA
- the acpS gene encoding holo-ACP synthase, with protein sequence MIKGVGVDIVNLKRIEKLLQCYGKKFLERVLCKEEIEEANKRENKAEFVGGRFAVKEAIKKAFDKNISFKEICILQNADGKIFLRGYQNVFISISHEKDFAIGLAIRVEI encoded by the coding sequence ATGATAAAAGGAGTGGGTGTTGATATTGTAAACTTAAAAAGAATTGAAAAGCTTCTTCAATGTTATGGTAAGAAATTTCTGGAAAGGGTGTTATGTAAAGAGGAAATAGAAGAAGCTAACAAAAGAGAAAATAAAGCAGAGTTTGTTGGTGGCAGATTTGCAGTTAAAGAGGCAATTAAAAAAGCTTTCGATAAAAACATTTCTTTTAAAGAAATCTGCATCTTACAAAATGCCGATGGGAAAATTTTTTTACGGGGTTATCAAAATGTATTTATCTCCATTTCTCATGAGAAAGATTTTGCAATAGGACTTGCAATAAGGGTTGAAATATGA